Part of the Pseudomonas lijiangensis genome is shown below.
ATAAAGGTGTGCCACACGCTGGCCGTCGTCCAGGTGGCTGGAAAAGGCCGAGTCGGTGTTGAGCAATACTTTCGAGCCATCGGTCAGTTCAAGGCGCTGGCGTTCGCCCACCACGGTCAGGTGATCGGCCTGGATGCGCAGCGGCAGGTTGCTGAAGTTGAACAATCCCAACAGCAGAACGGCGGCCATCGCCACAGGCTTCCAGTGTGGCCGGATACGCTGCCACGCCGAAGGCTTGCGCGGTGACTGTAAGGTCGCCGCCGCGTGTTGCACCGTTTGCGAGTTCCAGATGGCCTGTGCCTTCTCGAAGGCTTTGGCATGGGCAGGGTCGGCTTGCAGCCAGGCTTCGAAACGCTCCTGCTGCCGAGGGTCTGCGCCTTCCAGTTCGATCAGCCAGGTCAGGGCTTGATCCATTGCGCTGTCACTCAGTACATCCTGGGCAAGCGACTGCGGGCGTTCTGTTTTCAAGGTGTTCCTCGGCTGCTTCGGTTCGATCTGTTTGCATCAGTGCGGGCTCGCAGACTGCGGCAGCGTCCAGGCGCGGTCAAGCCAGGTCGAGTCTTGCCACGACTCCCACACAGATCGCCATGATCAGTTTCAGTTCTTTTTGTATGGTGCTTGCAGAGATGTCCAGTTGTTCGGCGATCTCCAGATAGCTGCATCCGTTAAGGCGGCTCAACGTGAATATTTTCTGTTGCCGCGGGCTGAGTTTACCCACAGTGGCACTGAGGCTTTCAAGCAGGCGCTTGGCGTGAGTGGCATCTTCGGGCGTGCTGAGTTGCGCGATGACACTTTCGATCTGCTCGGCGGGAGCATCTTCGACCAGGGTGCGGCCATGAATGCGGCGCGAGCGCAAATGATCCAGCGCCAGATTGCGGGCGGTCTGGTAGACGAAGGGTTCCAGGTGATCTATCGGGCGTTCGGTCAGGGCGCGGGTGACCCGCAGCCAGGTTTCCTGCAGCAGGTCTTCGGCGGTACTGTGATTGCCCACCATGCCTTGCAAGGTTCGCAACAGCACCTCGCGTTGAGCGACAAACACGTCATTGAAGTGCGATTGCGACACAGAAACACCTGACCGGGAAAATCAGTGGATGATAATGCTTATCATCCACATATTCGGTCAAGTCGGCTTTCTGTATTTTTCTTGATACTCGGCTGTTACTGCGCGTTGTGCAGCGCCAGGCAGTTGTCGAGCATACGGTTGGAGAACGCCCACTCATTGTCGTACCAGGCCAGTACCTTGAGCAGCTTGCCGCTGACCTTGGTGTGGTTGGCGTCGAAGATCGACGACAGCGGGTTATGGTTGAAGTCGTGAGAAACCAGCGGCAGGGTGTTGTAGCCCAGAATCCTGGAGTGCTGGCTGGCTTCCTTGAGCAGTGCGTTGACTTCGTCGGCGGTGGTTTCGCGTTTGATGTTGACGGTCAGGTCCACCAGGGAAACGTTGATCACCGGTACCCGCACGGCCATGCCGGTGAGCTTGCCCGCCAGTTCCGGCAGCACCAGACCAACGGCTTCGGCTGCGCCGGTCTTGCTCGGGATCATCGATTGAGTGGCCGAGCGGGCGCGATACGGATCGGTGTGATACACATCGATCAGGTTCTGGTCATTGGTGTAGGCGTGGATAGTGGTCATCAGGCCGCTTTCGATGCCCAGCTCGCGATGCAGCACCTGAGCAACCGGTGCCAGGCAGTTGGTGGTGCACGAAGCGCTGGAGATAATCTGATGCGATTGACGCAGGGTATCGTGGTTGACGCCGTATACGATGGTGGCGTCCGCGCCTTTGGCGGGAGCCGAAATAATCACTTTCTTTGCCCCGGCGGTGATGTGCGCGGCGGCTTTTTCGCGGTCGGTGAACAGACCGGTGCATTCAAAGACGACATCGATATTCTGGGCTTTCCATGGCAACTCGGCAGGGTTGCGGATGGCGCTGACAGCGATACGGTCACCATTGACTGTCAGGCTTTCGCTGTCGCATTCGACGGTGCCGGAGAACGGGCCGTGAACTGTATCGAAACGCAGCAGATGAGCGTTCATCTCGCTATTGCCCAGATCGTTGATAGCGACGACCTGCAGGTCTTGCCGGTAACCTTGGGTATAGAGTGCGCGTAGGACGTTACGGCCGATCCGGCCAAAACCGTTGATTGCAATGCGAATAGTCATACAGTCGTCCTTCAAGAATTGTTGTTGGAATTACAAGATTATTCTCATAAAAATAGAAAACAAGCATTTTTAGTGGCAATATTTTGTTTTATCTACAACTACAAGCCTGAAAGGCTGCTTCAGTTGATCGAGATCAGGTTTTTTGCGCCTTGGCGCAGCATCCCGATAGCTGGCATGGTCTTTACGGGTGACCATAGACGTTAGCCTGGAGTTCATCACATGCATCCCCGCATTCTTGAGGTAACCGAGCGTCTCATCGCTCGCAGTCGCGAAACCCGTCAGCGCTACCTTCAACTGATTCGCGGCGCAGCGAGCGACGGCCCGATGCGCGGCAAGCTGCAGTGCGCCAACTTTGCCCATGGTGTGGCCGGGTGCGGCACCGAGGACAAGCAGAACCTGCGCATGATGAACGCCGCCAACGTCGCAATTGTTTCTTCATATAACGACATGCTCTCGGCGCATCAGCCGTACGAAGTCTTTCCTGCCCAGATCAAACAGGCGTTGCGTGACATCGGTTCGGTCGGTCAGTTTGCGGGCGGCGTGCCGGCCATGTGCGATGGCGTGACCCAGGGCGAGCCGGGCATGGAACTGGCCATCGCCAGTCGTGAAGTGATCGCCATGTCCACAGCCGTGGCGCTGTCCCACAACATGTTCGATGCGGCATTGATGCTGGGCATCTGCGACAAGATCGTGCCGGGCCTGATGATGGGGGCGCTGCGTTTCGGCCATCTGCCGACCATCTTCGTACCCGGCGGGCCGATGGTTTCCGGTATTTCCAACAAGGAAAAGGCCGATGTGCGCCAGCGCTACGCCGAAGGCAAGGCGACCCGCGAGCAATTGCTGGACTCGGAGATGAAGTCCTACCACGGCCCGGGTACCTGCACCTTCTACGGCACGGCCAATACCAACCAGTTGCTGATGGAGGTCATGGGTCTGCACCTGCCGGGCGCGTCGTTCGTCAACCCGGGCACTCCGCTGCGCGATGCGCTGACCGTCGAAGCCGCCCGGCAGGTTACCCGCCTGACCAAACAGAGTGGCGAGTTCATGCCCATTGGCGAAATCGTCGATGAGCGGGTGCTGGTCAACTCCATCGTGGCCCTGCACGCCACGGGTGGTTCCACCAACCACACCCTCCACATGCCGGCCATTGCCCAGGCTGCCGGTATCCAGTTGACCTGGCAGGACATGGCCGACCTGTCGGAAGTCGTGCCGACCCTGAGTCACGTCTACCCCAACGGCAAGGCTGACATCAACCACTTCCAGGCGGCGGGCGGCATGTCGTTCCTGATCCGCGAACTGCTGGCGGCCGGCCTGCTCCATGAAGACGTCAACACCGTGGCAGGGCGTGGCCTGAGCCGTTACACCCGGGAGCCTTTCCTGGAAGATGGCAAGCTGGTCTGGCGCGAAGGTCCGCTGCAGAGTCTGGACGAAAGCATTCTGCGCCCGGTGGCGCGTCCGTTTTCTCCTGAAGGCGGTCTGCGGGTCATGGAAGGCAACCTGGGACGCGGCGTGATGAAAGTCTCCGCCGTGGCACCCGAACATCAGATCGTCGAAGCTCCGGCCAGGGTTTTCCAGGATCAGCAGGATCTGGCCGACGCCTTCAAGGCCGGCGAGCTGGAGCGGGATTTCGTGGCGGTGATGCGCTTCCAGGGGCCGCGCTCCAACGGCATGCCTGAGCTGCACAAGATGACGCCGTTCCTGGGCGTGCTTCAGGATCGCGGTTTCAAGGTTGCCCTGGTGACTGACGGTCGCATGTCCGGTGCCTCGGGCAAGATCCCGGCTGCGATCCATGTCTGCCCGGAAGCCTTTGATGGTGGCCCTTTGGCTCTTGTGCGGGATGGTGACGTGATTCGCGTCGATGGCGTAAAAGGCACGTTGCAAGTTCTGGTCGAAGCGTCAGAATTGGGAGCCAGACAACCGGCAGTCAGCCAGCTCGACAATGGTGTCGGCTGTGGCCGTGAACTGTTCGGCTTCATGCGCATGGCCTTCAGCTCGGCGGAGCAGGGTGCCAGCGCGTTTACTTCAAACCTGGAGACGCTCAAGTGAAATTGGCTCTGGTCGGTGATATTGGCGGCACCAATGCACGTTTTGCCATTTGGGAAGACGACAAGCTGCATTCGATCCGGGTATTCCCTACTGCCGATTACGCCGGGCCGGAACAAGCCATCGAGATCTATCTGCAGGACCTCGATCTGCAACGTGGTGATATCGGCTTCGTCTGTCTGGCCGTGGCCGGTCCGGTGGACGGCGATGAGTTCTATTTCACCAACAGCAACTGGCAACTGAGCCGCTCGAAGTTTTGCGCCAACCTGAAGGTCGATGAGCTGTTGCTGATCAACGACTTCACGGCCATGGCCCTGGGCATGACCCGCCTGCGTGATGATGAATACCTGACCATCTGTCACGGCATCGGCAAGCCGGATCGTCCGCGTGTGGTGGTAGGGCCGGGAACCGGGCTTGGCGTCGGGACTCTGATCAGCACCGGCGAAGGCCGCTGGATGGCCTTGCCCGGCGAGGGTGGCCATGTGGACCTGCCGATCGGTACGGCCCGTGAAGCCTTGCTGTGGACGCGGCTGATGGCCGAGCACGAGCATGTCAGTGCCGAGACGGTCCTGAGCGGCGCAGGCCTGTTGCAGCTGTATCAGGTCAGTTGTGCGCTGGACGATATCGAGCCGGTACTCAAGTCGCCTGCTGCCATTACTTCGGCTGCGCTGTCGGGTGATCCGGTGGCGGCCGGGGTTCTGGATCAGTTCTGTGTGTTTCTGGGCCGGGTGGTGGGCAATAACGTCCTCACGCTGGGCGGCCTGGGTGGGGTATATATCGTGGGTGGCGTGGTGCCACGCTTCGTCGACTTCTTCAGCAACAGCGGCTTCAAGCGCGCACTCGCTGAAAAAGGCGTGATGAGCGATTATTTCAAAGGCCTGCCGGTATGGCTGGTCACTGCCGAGTATCCCGGCCTGATGGGCGCGGGTGTCGCATTGCAACAGGCGTTTGGAAAGGATCTCTGATCCGTTTTCCCGTCGCTGTATGTCACGGATGGCAACTCAATAAAAACAACGTCACTGTCAACAAGGACGATTCAATTTGAGCTCAGTCAGTAAATCGATTCTGTTGGTCGATGATGACCAGGAAATCCGTGAATTGCTGGATACCTACCTCAGCCGCGCCGGTTTTCAGGTGCGTACGGTGGGAGACGGCGCGGATTTTCGCCAGGCGTTCAACGAGGCGCCCAGCGACCTGCTGATCCTCGACGTCATGCTGCCCGATGAAGACGGTTTCAGCCTGTGTCGCTGGGTGCGTCAGCATCCGCGCCAGCCGCATGTGCCGATCATCATGCTCACCGCCAGTTCCGACGAGGCCGACCGTGTCATCGGTCTGGAGCTGGGGGCTGACGATTACCTGGGTAAACCTTTCAGTCCTCGTGAGTTGCAGGCTCGCATCAAGGCCTTGCTGCGTCGTGCGCAGTTCGGCCATGAGCGTACCGGCAACGACGTGATGGTGTTCGACGAGTGGCGTCTGGATATGGTCAGTCATCGGCTGTTCCATAACGATGGCGAGGAAGTGATCCTCTCCGGCGCGGACTTCGCGTTACTCAAGCTGTTCCTCGACAATCCCCAGCAGATTCTGGACCGCGACACCATCGGCAACGCCACGCGCGGACGTGAGCTGATGCCGCTGGAGCGTATTGTCGACATGGCCGTCAGCCGTCTGCGCCAGCGTCTGCGCGATACCGGCAAGGCACCGCGACTGATACGCACCGTGCGCGGCAGTGGTTACCTACTGGCGACGAATGTCAGCGTGCACGCCAGCAATGGCTACTGAAAAAACCGGTTTGAGGTTGCCCAGTCCCAGACTGCCACGTTCGCTGCTGGGGCGGATGCTGTTGTTGACGCTACTGGCCGTATTGATGGCCCAGGCATTGTCCAGCGTCATCTGGCTTTCCCAGTTGCGCGCCACGCAGATGGTCGGTCTGGTGACCAGCGCCCGCAGCCTGGCGTATTCCATGGCCGCCAGTGTCAGTTACTTTCGCTCGTTGCCTCTGGCCTACCGCCCGCTGGTGCTGGATCAACTGCGCAGCATGGGCGGTACGCGGTTTGTCGTGTCGCTCAACGATCGCCCGCTGGATATGCAGATACTGCCGCCGACACCGCGCAAGCAGGCGGTCCTGCAGGTTGTCGATGAAGTCTTGCGTGAACACCTGGGTAACGATCCCGACATCGCCGTATGGTTCGTGCGCCCCGATGACCTGCGGATTTTCAACAGTGGCCTGAAGCTCGATGAACTGCCACGCTCATGGGCGCATTACGCGTTGACCCTGGAACCGCTGGACCCACCCGTGTTGGTGACCCAGATTGAACTGGCTCCCGGCGAGTGGCTGTATATCGCCTCGCTGCTGCCTGAACCCTATACCTCCCTGGAAGAACAGGAACTGCCCTTGCAGCAGGTCTGGTTCATTGCCCTGACCAGTATTTTCCTGCTGGTCTTCATCGGTCTGCTGGTGCATTGGCAAAGCCGTCCCCTCAAGCGTCTGGCGCGTGCGGCGCGGGACATGTCCCTGGGCGCTGACGTCGAGCCGGTGGTCGAAGGCGGTGGCAGTGAAGTGGTGGAAGTCAGCAGGGCCTTCAACGCCATGCGCAACCGGATCAGCCGTTACCTGACCGAGCGCGGCCAGTTGTTCAGTGCCATTTCCCATGACCTGCGCACGCCCATCACCCGCTTGCGGTTGCGGGTCGAACTGCTGGAAGACGAGAAGTTGCAGACCAAGTTCAGCCGGGATCTCGACGAGCTTGAGCTGCTGGTCAAAGGCGCATTGCAATGCGTGAAGGACACCGACATTCACGAGAATATCGAGCAGGTGGATCTCAACCACTTGCTCGAATGTCTGATCGAGCCCTACCTGCGCGACGGGCGTGTCACACAGAAGGGCGTGGCAGAGGCTGCTTACCCCGGCAAGCCGCTGGCGCTCAAGCGCTGCATCGGCAACCTGATCGACAATGCGATCAAGTATGGGCATCGGGCGCATCTGAAGGTCGAGGACAACAATCTGGCTTTTGTCCTGCACGTGGATGACGAAGGGCCGGGCGTGCCTGAAAAGCGGCTGGAACATGTGTTCGAGCCGCATTTTCGTCTGGCTGGCAGCCAGCAGCAGGGTTACGGCCTGGGCCTTGGCATCGCTCGTAATATCGCCCACAGCCATGGCGGTGAAGTGAGCCTGCAGAACCTGCGCGAAGGCGGATTGCGTGTGACGTTGTTTCTGCCTCGATCCGTGGATTGAGACAGATTTCAAGCGTCATAAACTGCGGTGCCTGGACGCCGCCTCAGAGCGAATTCATTCGCGAATGAATTCGCACCTGCTTCAACTGATGAATCGATAAAGGGTATTGGGTGAAAAGCTCGTCATGACACTGGAATAATAGCCCCCGGTTTCCGGGTCTTCGCGCAGGTAGTTCAACCCCTCGAGTTCTTCGTAATAGCGCACGCCGTCTTCTCCCAGGCTGGTGTCCGGCCGTCCGTCTTCGAGCAGGCGTGCCATGAAGCCTTTCAGTTGCGGTATCGAGTTTATGTGTCTGCCAGCCATTACAATCCGTCCGGAACGGTCGACAATAGCCGTGAAGTTTACAGGTACGACATTGTCGGGTTCTCTTGACTCGATCAATAAGGTTTCCCCTTGGTTGAAGTCGGGAATACGCTGGCCATTTTTATCTATCTTGCAAATGGCTAAAACACCTCTGCCACGAATGACGTTTGTACTCCCTCGGTTTCCTGCACAGACAATATTTCCTGCAGCATCCGGTAAAAGGCTGTTCCAGCTTGAATAAGCGTAATTGCCAAAGTCTGTAAAATATCCATCCGAAGCGAAGGTGGTATCCAGCGTTCCGTTTTCATGAAAGCGGGCAATAAAGGGAACACCCGGATGCGAGCCGCCGATGACAATCATTCCATTGTCTTGCACCACTAAACGATAAGGCTTGAACCATACATAACTTTCAGGCTCCATCATGCCATTGGTATTGAATGTCGGGTCCAGTTCGCCATCCGGGGTCAGTCTCAAGACGTAAGTACGATGAGTATTTTCAGCCAGGTCCCTTACGGTGGTCAGGACCAACAGCTTTCCATCACTCAATACCTTGAGGTCACCGTATTGTTCATCGGGGAACCGCTGCATCTGTGGTTGAGGGACGCGATCGGCAAGCGTGCGCAATGGCTGCGGCCATTGTCCCGCGTTGGCGGACAGTGGATACAGGCGCAGCCCGTTATTGCCAAACGCCGGGTCCTTTTGACCGTCAGCGGTGAAGCAGGCCAGTACCAGGCAACTGACTCGCTGGTTCTTGATGGTGATTGTCGTATCCAGTCTGGCCAGATACCTGCCGTCGGGTAGCAGATCGACATTCAGTAGATAACCGTCGTTTTCTGCCATAGGGTCATTGCGCACATCAACGAAGGCATAACCATTCTGACCGAAGGTTTTATCAAGGCTTTTATCGGGGGTTATTCTGACCAGGCAGGGCCGTTGACTATAGATCTCATCCTGGCAGCCTGCAATCAAATATCCATTGGCCACTGGAAGTAATGTATCTACAGAAAAGTTTCTTTTTGTTTCATCCGGGTTGGGGATGCCGACAGGTTGAAAGCCCGGATCAATTTCACCGGATTTAAACGAAGCAGGGTTGTTCATTGTGTTATTCCTTATCAGCGAAAATGTACGTCCATTTATGCTCTTTGTAGAAGAGCTGAAGCGGGAAGGGCCTAAAGACTGTTCTGCCTTTTTAAGATTAGGTAACTCATGGTGAAGCAATCGCTTCAAGTTATATTCATTTGTGATATGAGGTAGATAGTTATTCCACGTAATCCGAGTGAAGCTATAAAGTCAATGATGTCGTTGTGATTGATTTTCGACGCGGTATCGGTTTTGAAAACGTGGGCTACTCTGTTTTTTGCGACTGGGTACTGGGTACCGAGAGGGCTGGCGAATGTAACCATCCTGTGACTTTTACGCATCCCTTCGTTACCGTGCTCGAAAAACCCTTGGTTACACTGCCCTGAGCGCAAGCACAGACTTGCTCATGCATAACAACAAGAAAGGTCAAATCGATGAATTCAATCTCACGTCTCGCTGCTGTCATTTCTCTCGCCTCGTTGTTCCCTCTGAGCGTTACTGCTGCTGATTCCAAAGGCACTATCGAAGTCGTGCACTGGTGGACGTCCGGTGGCGAAAAGGCTGCTGTCGATGTTCTGAAAGCGCAGGTTGAGAAAGACGGTTTTACCTGGAAGGACGGCGCAATTGCCGGGGGTGGTGGCGCTACTGCAATGACCGTACTCAAGAGTCGTGCAGTCGCGGGTAACCCGCCTGGCGTCGCTCAGATCAAAGGCCCTGACATTCAGGAATGGGGTGCCACCGGCCTGCTCGATACCGATGCGTTGAAGGATGTTGCCAAGCAGGAGAACTGGGATTCTCTTCTGGACAAGAAAATCTCCGAAACCGTGAAGTTCGAGAACGAATACGTTGCCGTGCCGGTGAACATCCATCGCGTCAACTGGCTGTGGATCAACCCGGAAGTCTTCAAGAAAGCCGGTATCGACAAGGCCCCGACCACCCTCGAAGAGTTCTACGCTGCAGGTGACAAACTCAGGGCAGCCGGTTTCATCCCGCTGGCCCATGGTGGCCAGCCTTGGCAGGACAGCACCGTATTTGAAGCGGTAGTGCTCTCGGTCATGGGGGCTGAAGGTTACAAGAAGGCCCTTGTCGATCTGGACCAGAAGACCCTGACTGGCCCTGAAATGGCCAAATCCCTTGCGGAACTCAAGAAAGTCGCCACTTACATGGATGCCAACCGTGCCGGTCGTGACTGGAATATCGCGGCCGCTGACGTCATCAACGGCAAGGCCGGTATGCAGATCATGGGCGACTGGGCCAAGAGCGAGTGGACTGCCGCCAAGAAAGTCGCAGGCAAGGATTACGAGTGCGTAGCCTTCCCGGGCACTGACAAGGCGTTCACCTACAACATCGACTCGCTGGCTGTGTTCAAGCAGAAAGACAAGGGCACCACCGCCGCGCAACAGGACCTGGCCAAGGTCGCACTGGGTGAAAACTTCCAGCAGGTTTTCAGCATCAACAAAGGCTCCATCCCGGTTCGTAACGACATGCTTGCCAGTATGGAAAAGCATGGTTTCGACTCCTGCGCCCAGGCTGCTGCAAAAGATTTCCTGGCTGACTCGAAAACCGGCGGTCTGCAGCCAAGCATGGCGCATAACATGGCGACTACGCTGGCTGTACAAGGCGCATTCTTCGATGTTGTGACCAACTACATCAACGATAAAGATGCCGATCCAGCCGCAGCGGCCAAAAAACTGGGCGCGGCGATCATGTCTGCCCAGTAATTATCGTTACCTGAACCCCAGCCGCAGTTCGTGCTGATGAAGCCGTACCCCGGTTTCACACACGTCTGTGGCCTGGATTCGATATTCCGGATTGGATACTCCCGATGAGCTCTGTCGCTGTGTTCAGCAAAGCTTCGCCTCTGGATGCGCTACAACGCTGGCTGCCCAAGTTGGTGCTGGCACCCAGCATGTTCATCGTGCTGGTTGGTTTTTACGGTTACATCCTGTGGACGTTCGTCCTCTCATTCACCAATTCGACTTTCCTGCCGACCTACAAATGGGTCGGGCTGGCGCAATACATGCGCCTGATGGACAACGATCGCTGGTGGGTGGCGAGCAAGAACCTGATGGTGTTCGGTGGCATGTTCATCGCCATCAGTCTTGTGGTCGGCGTGGTGCTGGCGGTGTTGCTGGATCAGCGCATTCGTCGTGAAGGTGCGATTCGCACCATCTACCTCTACCCGATGGCGCTTTCGATGATCGTCACGGGTACGGCCTGGAAATGGCTGCTCAATCCGGGCCTTGGTCTGGACAAGATGCTGCGCGACTGGGGCTGGGAGGGCTTTCGTCTGGACTGGCTGGTCGATCCTGACCGCGTTGTGTATTGCCTGGTCATCGCGGCAGTCTGGCAGTCTTCCGGGTTTGTGATGGCGCTGTTTCTGGCGGGCCTGCGGGGTGTCGATCAATCGATCATCCGCGCAGCACAGATGGATGGCGCGAGCCTGCCGCTTATCTACTGGCGTGTGATCCTGCCCAGCCTGCGTCCGGTGTTCTTCAGTGCCGTGATGATTCTGGCGCACATCGCTATCAAGAGCTTCGACCTGGTGGCGGCGATGACAGCCGGTGGTCCCGGTTATGCGTCCGACCTTCCGGCGATGTTCATGTATTCCTTTACCTTCAGCCGCGGCCAGATGGGCATGGGCTCGGCCAGTGCGATTCTGATGCTTGGCGCGATCCTGGCGATTCTGGTGCCGTATCTGTATTCCGAGCTGAGGACAAAACGCCATGACTAGTCACGTTGGCAAACCTTCCATCAGCTTCAGCCGGATCCTGATTCATGCTGTGCTGTTGCTGGCATGCCTGATTTATCTGGTACCGCTGGTCGTCATGCTGCTGACCAGTTTCAAGTCTCCCGAAGATATCGGCAGCGGCAACCTGCTGAGCTGGCCGAGCGTGGTCACTGTCATCGGGTGGATCAAGGCCTGGGATATCGTCGATGGCTACTTCTGGAACTCGATCAAGATCACGATCCCGGCTGTGATCATTTCCACCGCCATTGGTGCCTTGAACGGCTATGTGCTGTCGATGTGGCGCTTTCGTGGTTCGCAACTGTTCTTCGGCCTGTTGCTGTTCGGCTGCTTCCTGCCCTTCCAGACGGTCCTGCTGCCGGCGTCCTTCACCCTCGGCAAGATGGGGCTGGCCAGCACCACGACAGGTCTGGTGTTCGTGCATGTGGTCTACGGACTGGCATTCACCACGCTGTTCTTCCGCAACTACTACGTCAGCATTCCGGATGCGCTGGTCCGGGCGGCACGTCTTGATGGTGCGGGCTTCTTCACGATTTTCTGGCGGATCATCCTGCCGATGTCCACACCCATCGTCATGGTCTGCCTGATCTGGCAATTCACCCAGATATGGAATGACTTCCTGTTTGGCGTGGTGTTTTCCAGTGGCGAATCCCAGCCCGTTACCGTGGCGCTGAACAACCTGGTCAACACCAGCACCGGGGCCAAGGAATACAACGTTGACATGGCGGCGGCGATGATCGCAGGGCTGCCGACACTGCTGGTCTATGTACTGGCTGGCAAGTATTTCCTGCGTGGGCTTACGGCCGGCGCGGTCAAGGGGTAATCATGGCGACTCTCGAACTACGTAACGTAAACAAGACCTACGGCGCCAACCTGCCGGATACGCTCAAGAACATCGAGCTGAAGATCAATGATGGCGAGTTCCTGATCCTGGTCGGCCCGTCCGGCTGCGGCAAGTCGACGCTGATGAACTGCATCGCGGGCCTTGAGAACATCAGTGGCGGTGCGATCCTGATCGACGACGAAGACGTCAGCGGCACCAGCCCGAAGGATCGTGACATCGCGATGGTGTTCCAGTCCTACGCGCTCTATCCGACCATGAATGTGCGGGAGAACATCGAGTTCGGCCTGAAAATCCGCAAGATGCCTCAGGCTGCCATAGACGAGGAAGTGAGTCGCGTCGCCAAGCTGCTGCAGATCGAGCACCTGCTCAATCGCAAGCCGGGCCAGTTGTCCGGTGGTCAGCAACAGCGTGTGGCCATGGGCCGTGCCTTGGCGCGACGTCCGAAGATCTACCTGTTCGACGAACCGCTGTCCAACCTCGACGCCAAGCTGCGGGTCGAGATGCGCACCGAAATGAAACTGATGCACCAGCGTCTGAAAACCACCACCGTCTACGTCACCCACGACCAGATCGAGGCCATGACCCTGGGCGACAAGGTGGCGGTCATGAAAGACGGGATCGTCCAGCAGTTCGGTACGCCCAAGCAGATCTACAACGATCCGGCCAACCTGTTCGTCGCCAGCTTCATCGGGTCGCCGCCCATGAACTTCATTCCGTTGCGCCTGCAACGCAAGGAAGGCCGCCTGCTGGCCGTGCTCGACAGCGGTCAG
Proteins encoded:
- a CDS encoding RNA polymerase sigma factor is translated as MSQSHFNDVFVAQREVLLRTLQGMVGNHSTAEDLLQETWLRVTRALTERPIDHLEPFVYQTARNLALDHLRSRRIHGRTLVEDAPAEQIESVIAQLSTPEDATHAKRLLESLSATVGKLSPRQQKIFTLSRLNGCSYLEIAEQLDISASTIQKELKLIMAICVGVVARLDLA
- the gap gene encoding type I glyceraldehyde-3-phosphate dehydrogenase, which produces MTIRIAINGFGRIGRNVLRALYTQGYRQDLQVVAINDLGNSEMNAHLLRFDTVHGPFSGTVECDSESLTVNGDRIAVSAIRNPAELPWKAQNIDVVFECTGLFTDREKAAAHITAGAKKVIISAPAKGADATIVYGVNHDTLRQSHQIISSASCTTNCLAPVAQVLHRELGIESGLMTTIHAYTNDQNLIDVYHTDPYRARSATQSMIPSKTGAAEAVGLVLPELAGKLTGMAVRVPVINVSLVDLTVNIKRETTADEVNALLKEASQHSRILGYNTLPLVSHDFNHNPLSSIFDANHTKVSGKLLKVLAWYDNEWAFSNRMLDNCLALHNAQ
- the edd gene encoding phosphogluconate dehydratase, which translates into the protein MHPRILEVTERLIARSRETRQRYLQLIRGAASDGPMRGKLQCANFAHGVAGCGTEDKQNLRMMNAANVAIVSSYNDMLSAHQPYEVFPAQIKQALRDIGSVGQFAGGVPAMCDGVTQGEPGMELAIASREVIAMSTAVALSHNMFDAALMLGICDKIVPGLMMGALRFGHLPTIFVPGGPMVSGISNKEKADVRQRYAEGKATREQLLDSEMKSYHGPGTCTFYGTANTNQLLMEVMGLHLPGASFVNPGTPLRDALTVEAARQVTRLTKQSGEFMPIGEIVDERVLVNSIVALHATGGSTNHTLHMPAIAQAAGIQLTWQDMADLSEVVPTLSHVYPNGKADINHFQAAGGMSFLIRELLAAGLLHEDVNTVAGRGLSRYTREPFLEDGKLVWREGPLQSLDESILRPVARPFSPEGGLRVMEGNLGRGVMKVSAVAPEHQIVEAPARVFQDQQDLADAFKAGELERDFVAVMRFQGPRSNGMPELHKMTPFLGVLQDRGFKVALVTDGRMSGASGKIPAAIHVCPEAFDGGPLALVRDGDVIRVDGVKGTLQVLVEASELGARQPAVSQLDNGVGCGRELFGFMRMAFSSAEQGASAFTSNLETLK
- a CDS encoding glucokinase; protein product: MKLALVGDIGGTNARFAIWEDDKLHSIRVFPTADYAGPEQAIEIYLQDLDLQRGDIGFVCLAVAGPVDGDEFYFTNSNWQLSRSKFCANLKVDELLLINDFTAMALGMTRLRDDEYLTICHGIGKPDRPRVVVGPGTGLGVGTLISTGEGRWMALPGEGGHVDLPIGTAREALLWTRLMAEHEHVSAETVLSGAGLLQLYQVSCALDDIEPVLKSPAAITSAALSGDPVAAGVLDQFCVFLGRVVGNNVLTLGGLGGVYIVGGVVPRFVDFFSNSGFKRALAEKGVMSDYFKGLPVWLVTAEYPGLMGAGVALQQAFGKDL
- a CDS encoding response regulator gives rise to the protein MSSVSKSILLVDDDQEIRELLDTYLSRAGFQVRTVGDGADFRQAFNEAPSDLLILDVMLPDEDGFSLCRWVRQHPRQPHVPIIMLTASSDEADRVIGLELGADDYLGKPFSPRELQARIKALLRRAQFGHERTGNDVMVFDEWRLDMVSHRLFHNDGEEVILSGADFALLKLFLDNPQQILDRDTIGNATRGRELMPLERIVDMAVSRLRQRLRDTGKAPRLIRTVRGSGYLLATNVSVHASNGY
- a CDS encoding ATP-binding protein, producing the protein MATEKTGLRLPSPRLPRSLLGRMLLLTLLAVLMAQALSSVIWLSQLRATQMVGLVTSARSLAYSMAASVSYFRSLPLAYRPLVLDQLRSMGGTRFVVSLNDRPLDMQILPPTPRKQAVLQVVDEVLREHLGNDPDIAVWFVRPDDLRIFNSGLKLDELPRSWAHYALTLEPLDPPVLVTQIELAPGEWLYIASLLPEPYTSLEEQELPLQQVWFIALTSIFLLVFIGLLVHWQSRPLKRLARAARDMSLGADVEPVVEGGGSEVVEVSRAFNAMRNRISRYLTERGQLFSAISHDLRTPITRLRLRVELLEDEKLQTKFSRDLDELELLVKGALQCVKDTDIHENIEQVDLNHLLECLIEPYLRDGRVTQKGVAEAAYPGKPLALKRCIGNLIDNAIKYGHRAHLKVEDNNLAFVLHVDDEGPGVPEKRLEHVFEPHFRLAGSQQQGYGLGLGIARNIAHSHGGEVSLQNLREGGLRVTLFLPRSVD